From the Paludisphaera mucosa genome, one window contains:
- a CDS encoding outer membrane beta-barrel protein, which translates to MKRISFLLAVGLTTAVTTATRAQEPSLAEMAGQPPADAVEAPPAPALGPPRNSAGGGLEAESLPAEQAEDLAPGMDSIRTLGPTPVADVRFLMDQLGLQRTLGDSGIRSFGWIEGGYTGASPGSGLLSVEPRQNRFGNEFLLNQIGLVLQKPLQRGGLNFGFNVRYFAGADAALGQPKGGIGSTVTSSRFSQDFRDLYVSAHLPILTELGMDVKVGRMNSIIGYNGFLAPYRPFYSSDYQFFYSQDGAFTGALTNLHVSNRLDVWNGVTLGANTFFTMRSAHSVCYIGQVNYWLTDEQKTRLTGSVYAGPNAIFAAPGMAGDFNTTVELRVQQNWTQRFTQIVQSNMGWDSDTPVGTGSWYGVYTIGIYHLSDKVDALARGEWFTDVKGTRTGISTDYSEVTLGLNWHPVKYLDVRPEIRGDFAGAPAFGVNGAHTDFSQLTGGISCLVKF; encoded by the coding sequence CTCTGGCTGAGATGGCGGGGCAGCCGCCCGCGGACGCCGTCGAAGCGCCGCCGGCTCCCGCTTTGGGGCCGCCTCGAAATTCGGCCGGGGGCGGCCTGGAGGCCGAATCGTTGCCCGCCGAGCAGGCCGAGGACCTCGCGCCGGGGATGGACTCGATCCGGACCCTGGGGCCGACGCCGGTCGCGGACGTCCGGTTCCTGATGGACCAGCTCGGGCTGCAGAGGACGCTCGGCGACAGCGGCATTCGCTCGTTCGGCTGGATCGAGGGCGGATACACGGGCGCATCGCCCGGCTCCGGCCTGCTCTCCGTCGAGCCCCGTCAGAACCGCTTCGGCAACGAGTTCCTGCTCAACCAGATCGGGCTCGTGCTGCAGAAGCCGCTCCAGCGGGGCGGCCTCAATTTCGGCTTCAACGTCCGCTACTTCGCGGGCGCCGACGCGGCCCTGGGCCAGCCGAAGGGGGGCATCGGCTCGACCGTGACCAGCTCGCGTTTCAGCCAGGACTTCCGCGACCTCTACGTCTCGGCCCACCTGCCGATCCTGACCGAGCTGGGCATGGACGTGAAGGTCGGCCGCATGAACTCCATCATCGGCTACAACGGCTTCCTCGCCCCGTATCGGCCGTTCTACTCCAGCGATTACCAGTTCTTCTACTCGCAGGACGGCGCCTTCACCGGTGCGTTGACCAACCTGCACGTCTCGAACCGACTGGACGTCTGGAACGGCGTGACGCTGGGGGCCAACACCTTCTTCACCATGCGCAGCGCCCATTCGGTCTGCTACATCGGCCAGGTCAATTACTGGCTGACCGACGAGCAGAAGACTCGACTGACGGGCTCGGTCTACGCGGGGCCGAACGCGATCTTCGCGGCGCCGGGGATGGCCGGCGACTTCAACACGACCGTCGAGCTCCGCGTCCAGCAGAACTGGACGCAGCGCTTCACGCAGATCGTCCAGTCCAACATGGGCTGGGATTCGGACACGCCGGTGGGGACGGGATCGTGGTACGGCGTGTACACGATCGGGATCTATCACCTGTCCGACAAGGTCGACGCCCTGGCCCGAGGCGAGTGGTTCACCGACGTCAAGGGGACGCGCACGGGGATCAGCACCGACTATTCGGAAGTGACCCTCGGGCTCAACTGGCATCCGGTCAAGTACCTCGACGTCCGGCCGGAGATCCGGGGCGACTTCGCCGGCGCGCCGGCATTCGGGGTGAACGGGGCCCACACCGATTTCAGCCAGCTCACCGGCGGGATCAGCTGCCTGGTCAAGTTCTGA
- a CDS encoding urease accessory protein UreD has product MGARATRITRDEFLTPPEFLDAVSTGNPAARVGGARIELVRVGEETRMGTCYQQIPLRVFPPFALESRSVALLYLINLTAGLMDGDAHLIEITAREGVDAVVTGQSATRIHPALTAHAAQQWAATVEDDACLVVLPGPAIPFRGARYHQLGRVELAPRARLIWGDVWLAGRYDRGALSERFQFERIVQDLEIRRSGRLIYRDRFRWDGPWTEEEARWYFGGHLATASLFLGGLPPQPDELPPPAPGVLRSVFPLGDDATCVRWCGTPSAVTADMARVALLMAASWRQGPGSPPWLLDSNELSPNHWFSTPIAPDAASGATPVDGQARAGVRT; this is encoded by the coding sequence GTGGGTGCGCGAGCAACTCGCATCACGCGTGACGAGTTCCTGACGCCCCCCGAGTTCCTCGACGCCGTCTCCACCGGGAATCCCGCCGCGCGCGTCGGCGGGGCGCGAATCGAGCTGGTCCGCGTCGGCGAGGAGACCCGGATGGGGACCTGCTACCAGCAGATCCCCTTGCGCGTCTTCCCGCCGTTCGCCCTGGAGTCCCGGTCGGTCGCGCTGCTGTACCTGATCAACCTGACCGCCGGGCTGATGGACGGCGACGCCCACCTGATCGAGATCACGGCGAGGGAGGGCGTCGACGCGGTCGTGACCGGCCAGTCGGCCACGCGCATCCACCCCGCCTTGACGGCCCACGCCGCGCAGCAATGGGCGGCGACGGTCGAGGACGACGCCTGCCTGGTCGTCCTCCCCGGCCCGGCGATCCCGTTCCGCGGGGCTCGCTACCATCAGCTCGGGCGCGTCGAGCTCGCGCCCCGCGCGCGGCTGATCTGGGGGGACGTCTGGCTCGCCGGTCGCTATGACCGGGGCGCGCTGTCGGAGCGGTTCCAGTTCGAGCGGATCGTCCAGGACCTCGAGATCCGGCGATCCGGCCGCCTGATCTACCGCGACCGATTTCGATGGGACGGCCCGTGGACGGAGGAGGAGGCCCGCTGGTATTTCGGCGGCCACCTGGCGACCGCGAGCTTGTTCCTGGGCGGCCTGCCCCCTCAGCCCGATGAACTGCCGCCGCCGGCGCCGGGCGTCTTGCGGTCGGTCTTCCCGCTGGGCGACGACGCGACCTGCGTTCGCTGGTGCGGGACGCCGTCGGCGGTGACGGCGGACATGGCCCGCGTCGCCTTGCTGATGGCCGCGAGCTGGCGCCAGGGGCCCGGCTCGCCGCCCTGGCTCCTCGACTCGAACGAGCTGTCGCCCAACCACTGGTTCTCGACGCCGATCGCGCCCGACGCGGCGTCGGGAGCCACGCCGGTCGACGGCCAGGCCCGGGCCGGTGTCAGAACTTGA
- the ureG gene encoding urease accessory protein UreG: MGKPGPARYAGPSRKVFTLGVAGPVGSGKTALVETLCRALWPELNLAVVTNDIYTHEDAEFLSRREVLPVERIVGVQTGGCPHTAIRDDASANLSAVANFQRQFPGLQLVIVESGGDNLTAVFSRELADRFIFVIDVAEGDKIPRKGGPGICNSDLLIINKTDLAPHVGADLDVMRRDSLRMRGERPFLMVSLREKEGVEEVIQWVREQLASRVTSS; encoded by the coding sequence ATGGGGAAGCCCGGCCCGGCCCGCTACGCCGGCCCGTCGCGGAAGGTGTTCACGCTGGGCGTCGCCGGCCCGGTCGGGTCGGGCAAGACCGCCCTGGTCGAGACGCTCTGCCGCGCCCTCTGGCCCGAGCTCAACCTCGCCGTCGTCACCAACGACATCTACACCCACGAAGACGCCGAGTTCCTCTCGCGTCGCGAAGTCCTGCCGGTCGAGCGGATCGTCGGCGTCCAGACCGGCGGCTGCCCCCACACCGCCATCCGCGACGACGCCAGCGCCAACCTCAGCGCGGTGGCCAACTTCCAGCGGCAATTCCCCGGGCTCCAACTGGTGATCGTCGAATCGGGCGGCGACAACCTCACAGCCGTCTTCTCGCGCGAGCTGGCCGATCGCTTCATCTTCGTGATCGACGTGGCCGAGGGCGACAAGATCCCTCGCAAGGGGGGGCCCGGCATCTGCAACAGCGACCTGCTGATCATCAACAAGACCGACCTGGCGCCCCACGTCGGCGCCGACCTCGACGTGATGCGCCGGGACAGCCTGCGGATGCGCGGCGAGCGCCCGTTCCTGATGGTCAGCCTCCGCGAGAAGGAAGGCGTCGAGGAGGTGATCCAGTGGGTGCGCGAGCAACTCGCATCACGCGTGACGAGTTCCTGA
- a CDS encoding urease accessory protein UreF, producing MNLRLLQMCDSALPISGYTHSWGLEGALARGLVHDPESLERWIARWLRSSLGPFEGVLAASARRAAAAGDSAELAALNRLADASIAPPSIRTASREMGEQLLALGKTWTWSAAGLSTFLEGSADGDRHWHHPIAFGLLGALAGGSADEVLTAYLHQAALGMIGAGVRSIPVGHTHGQQILAYLHDDLRELASDLVDRDPRTAGGGCPFYEILCDEQTRLYARMFRS from the coding sequence ATGAACCTTCGGCTGCTCCAGATGTGCGACTCGGCCTTGCCGATCAGCGGCTACACCCATTCCTGGGGCCTCGAAGGCGCGCTCGCCCGGGGCCTGGTGCACGACCCGGAGAGCCTCGAACGCTGGATCGCGCGATGGCTCCGGTCGTCGCTCGGCCCGTTCGAGGGCGTGCTCGCGGCCTCGGCGCGGCGCGCGGCCGCGGCGGGCGACTCCGCCGAGCTGGCGGCGCTCAACCGCCTGGCCGACGCCTCGATCGCGCCGCCGTCCATCCGGACGGCGAGCCGCGAGATGGGCGAGCAGCTCCTTGCCCTGGGGAAGACCTGGACGTGGTCCGCCGCCGGCCTCTCGACGTTCCTCGAAGGGTCGGCCGACGGCGACCGTCACTGGCATCATCCGATCGCCTTCGGATTGCTCGGGGCGCTGGCCGGGGGCTCGGCCGACGAGGTCCTCACGGCGTACCTGCATCAAGCGGCCCTGGGCATGATCGGCGCGGGAGTCCGCTCCATCCCGGTCGGCCACACGCACGGCCAGCAGATCCTGGCCTACCTCCACGACGACCTCCGCGAGCTCGCCTCGGACCTGGTCGACCGGGATCCCCGGACGGCGGGCGGCGGCTGCCCTTTCTACGAGATCCTCTGCGATGAACAGACCCGACTTTACGCGCGGATGTTCCGTTCTTGA
- the ureC gene encoding urease subunit alpha, with protein MSVKISRQAYAKKYGPTVGDRIRLADTELIIEIEHDYTDYGEESIFGGGKSIRDGQDQCPVIDPMGPPHCDLVITNAVVLDHWGIVKGDVGVRDGRIVAVGKSGNPLTQNGVDPRLVIGPGTEIIAGEGRILTAGGIDTHIHFICPQQIEVALASGITTLIGGGTGSATGTWATTCTPGPWNIMRMLQAFEGLPINVGILGKGNGSVAGPLEDQVKAGACGLKLHEDWGTTLAVIDTSLKVADAYDVQIAIHTDTLNECGFIDDTIKAIAGRAIHSFHTEGAGGGHAPDIIKIAGLPNVLPSSTNPTRPFTVNTIDEHLDMLMVCHHLSRSIPEDVAFAESRIRAETIGAEDVFHDRGIISIMSSDSQAMGRIGEAIVRCWQTAHKMKVQFGALAGDSARNDNERAKRYVAKYTINPAVAHGISQHVGSIESGKLADLVLYDPAYFGVKPFLVLKAGLIVTAQMGDPNASIATPQPVYMRPQFASFGRALSKSCFNFVSQASLDAGIVERYGLQRESLAVKGCRDIGKKDMVRNEATPEIRVDADTYQVYVDGEAVGSDPVATLPMTQRYFLF; from the coding sequence ATGAGCGTCAAGATCTCGCGACAGGCCTACGCCAAGAAATACGGGCCGACGGTCGGCGACCGGATCCGCCTGGCCGACACCGAATTGATCATCGAGATCGAGCACGACTACACCGACTACGGCGAGGAGTCGATCTTCGGCGGCGGCAAGTCGATCCGCGACGGCCAGGACCAGTGTCCGGTGATCGACCCGATGGGCCCGCCGCATTGCGACCTGGTGATCACCAACGCGGTGGTCCTCGACCACTGGGGGATCGTCAAGGGGGACGTAGGCGTCCGCGACGGCCGGATCGTCGCGGTGGGCAAGTCGGGCAACCCGTTGACCCAGAACGGCGTCGACCCCCGCCTGGTCATCGGGCCGGGGACCGAGATCATCGCGGGGGAGGGCCGGATCCTCACCGCCGGGGGCATCGACACCCACATCCACTTCATCTGCCCGCAGCAGATCGAGGTCGCCCTGGCCTCGGGGATCACCACCCTGATCGGCGGCGGCACGGGCTCGGCCACCGGCACGTGGGCCACGACCTGCACTCCCGGCCCCTGGAACATCATGCGGATGCTCCAGGCGTTCGAAGGGCTGCCGATCAACGTCGGCATCCTGGGGAAGGGCAACGGCAGCGTGGCGGGGCCGCTGGAAGATCAGGTGAAGGCCGGCGCCTGCGGGCTGAAGCTCCACGAGGACTGGGGCACGACCCTGGCCGTGATCGACACGAGCCTCAAGGTGGCCGACGCCTACGACGTCCAGATCGCCATCCACACCGACACGCTCAACGAGTGCGGGTTCATCGACGACACGATCAAGGCGATCGCCGGCCGGGCGATCCACAGCTTCCACACCGAGGGGGCGGGCGGCGGCCACGCGCCCGACATCATCAAGATCGCGGGCCTGCCCAACGTCCTGCCCTCCAGCACCAACCCGACCCGGCCGTTCACGGTGAACACGATCGACGAGCACCTCGACATGCTGATGGTCTGCCATCACCTGTCGCGGAGCATCCCCGAGGACGTCGCCTTCGCCGAGAGCCGGATCCGGGCCGAGACGATCGGCGCCGAGGACGTCTTCCACGACCGCGGCATCATCAGCATCATGAGCTCCGACTCGCAGGCGATGGGCCGGATCGGCGAGGCGATCGTCCGCTGCTGGCAGACGGCCCACAAGATGAAGGTGCAATTCGGGGCCCTGGCCGGCGACTCCGCCCGCAACGACAACGAGCGGGCCAAGCGCTACGTCGCCAAGTACACGATCAACCCGGCCGTCGCCCACGGGATCTCCCAGCACGTCGGCAGCATCGAGTCCGGCAAGCTGGCCGACCTGGTGCTGTACGACCCGGCCTACTTCGGCGTGAAGCCGTTCCTGGTCCTCAAGGCGGGCCTGATCGTCACCGCCCAGATGGGCGACCCCAACGCCAGCATCGCCACGCCGCAGCCGGTCTACATGCGTCCCCAGTTCGCGTCGTTCGGCCGGGCGCTATCCAAGTCGTGCTTCAACTTCGTGTCCCAGGCGTCGCTCGACGCCGGGATCGTCGAGCGCTACGGGCTCCAGCGCGAGTCGCTCGCGGTCAAGGGCTGCCGCGACATCGGCAAGAAGGACATGGTGCGGAACGAGGCCACCCCCGAAATCCGCGTGGACGCCGACACCTATCAGGTCTACGTCGACGGCGAGGCGGTCGGCAGCGACCCGGTCGCCACGCTGCCGATGACCCAGCGCTACTTCCTGTTCTGA
- a CDS encoding urease subunit beta, translating to MIPGEYIFDGPEIELNADRPTVTISVNNTGDRPIQIGAHYHFFETNRELVFDRVKAYGMRLDLPSGTSVRFEPGDVKDVRLIPYGGRRKVFGFNGLVMGRLDDPYTRESSLKRCLDQGYGHKPS from the coding sequence ATGATCCCAGGCGAATACATCTTCGATGGTCCCGAGATCGAGCTGAACGCCGACCGCCCCACGGTCACGATCTCCGTGAACAACACGGGGGACCGGCCGATCCAGATCGGGGCCCATTACCACTTCTTCGAGACCAACCGCGAGCTGGTCTTCGATCGGGTCAAGGCGTACGGCATGCGTCTGGACCTGCCCAGCGGGACCTCCGTCCGCTTCGAGCCGGGCGACGTGAAGGACGTTCGGCTCATCCCCTACGGGGGCCGTCGCAAGGTCTTCGGGTTCAACGGCCTCGTGATGGGGCGGCTGGACGACCCCTACACCCGGGAGTCCAGCCTCAAGCGTTGCCTCGACCAGGGCTACGGCCACAAGCCTTCGTGA
- a CDS encoding urease subunit gamma, translating to MNLSPQERDKLLIFVAAQVAAQRKARGLKLNVPEATALITAHLLELARDGRSVAEIMAAGREILGRDDVMEGVAEMISMIQVEPTFPDGSKLVTIHEPIR from the coding sequence ATGAATCTCTCGCCGCAGGAACGCGACAAGCTCTTGATCTTCGTGGCCGCCCAGGTGGCCGCCCAGCGCAAGGCGAGGGGGCTGAAGCTGAACGTGCCCGAGGCGACGGCCCTGATCACCGCGCATCTGCTCGAGCTGGCGCGTGACGGCCGGTCGGTGGCCGAGATCATGGCCGCGGGCCGGGAGATCCTCGGCCGCGACGACGTGATGGAAGGGGTCGCCGAGATGATCTCGATGATCCAGGTGGAGCCGACGTTCCCCGACGGCAGCAAGCTGGTGACGATCCACGAGCCCATCCGCTGA
- a CDS encoding urea transporter yields MSWQPDRDPMAFVRESFRGIGQVFFQENAATGALFALGIAWSSPLMAGGAVVGAFLGTAAARLLKFDASETSAGIYGFNAALVGIASLFFFKPGVASLSLLIVGCLAATLLTRLARSRAPFPTYTAPFVVTTWVVFFLGTAMGVERVAHAGGAIPYGPWIGAVHGVSQVMFQADVWTAALFLLGIAVNDRRHAAWVLAGSVVGMLVGCWHADAASQLLDPESLVDRSMYEKVALGLYGYNAPLAAVALALWRRSLIAPLLGMLLSVLLTDLVPMLGLPALTAPFVLATWIVLALGRLEAALHPERAVPAA; encoded by the coding sequence ATGAGCTGGCAGCCCGACCGCGATCCGATGGCCTTCGTCCGCGAATCGTTCCGGGGGATCGGCCAGGTCTTCTTCCAGGAGAACGCCGCGACGGGCGCGCTGTTCGCGCTGGGGATCGCCTGGAGTTCGCCGCTGATGGCGGGTGGGGCGGTCGTCGGCGCGTTCCTGGGGACCGCGGCCGCCCGGCTCCTGAAGTTCGATGCGAGCGAGACGTCGGCGGGAATCTACGGGTTCAATGCGGCCCTGGTCGGCATCGCCTCGCTCTTCTTCTTCAAGCCCGGGGTTGCGAGCCTCTCGCTGCTGATCGTCGGCTGCCTCGCGGCGACGCTCCTGACCCGGCTGGCCCGCTCCCGGGCCCCGTTCCCTACGTACACCGCGCCCTTCGTCGTCACGACGTGGGTCGTCTTCTTCCTGGGGACGGCGATGGGCGTGGAGAGGGTCGCCCACGCGGGAGGGGCGATCCCCTACGGGCCCTGGATCGGGGCGGTCCACGGCGTCAGCCAGGTCATGTTCCAGGCCGACGTCTGGACCGCCGCGTTGTTCCTCCTGGGGATCGCGGTCAACGACCGGCGGCACGCCGCCTGGGTCCTGGCCGGGTCGGTCGTGGGGATGCTGGTGGGGTGTTGGCACGCCGACGCCGCCAGCCAGTTGCTCGACCCCGAGAGCCTCGTCGACCGGTCGATGTACGAGAAGGTCGCGCTGGGCCTGTACGGCTACAACGCGCCCCTGGCGGCCGTCGCCCTCGCGCTCTGGCGGCGGTCGCTGATCGCCCCGCTGCTGGGGATGCTGCTCTCGGTGCTGCTGACCGACCTCGTGCCGATGCTGGGGCTCCCCGCCCTGACCGCGCCGTTCGTGCTGGCGACCTGGATCGTGCTGGCCCTCGGCCGGCTCGAGGCGGCGCTTCACCCCGAGCGGGCGGTCCCGGCCGCCTGA
- a CDS encoding carbonic anhydrase produces MQSMPSASRRDFIRAAAATAGVGALSSTGAAAPSPRDADVVLAKLLEGNTRFINGQTSLLSRRRPSDFAALAEGQEPSAIIVACADSRVAPELIFDQGVGDLFVVRVAGNVVSGSGPIVAGSIEFAVAELGARLIVVLGHTRCGAVKAAIQHIDKQDSLPGSINGLVELIKPAVTDVRGTPGDKLDNVIKANVRRCVGQLKTMGPILPEQFKSGGLKAVGGVYDLATGKVDIVG; encoded by the coding sequence ATGCAGTCCATGCCGTCCGCGTCACGTCGGGATTTCATCAGGGCCGCGGCCGCGACGGCCGGCGTCGGAGCCCTGTCCTCGACCGGTGCGGCCGCCCCGTCGCCGCGCGACGCCGACGTCGTGCTCGCCAAGCTCCTCGAGGGCAACACGCGGTTCATCAACGGCCAGACGTCGCTGCTCTCGCGCCGCAGGCCGTCGGATTTCGCGGCGCTCGCGGAAGGCCAGGAGCCCTCGGCGATCATCGTCGCGTGCGCCGACTCGCGGGTCGCGCCGGAGCTGATCTTCGACCAGGGCGTAGGCGACCTGTTCGTCGTCCGCGTGGCCGGCAACGTCGTCAGCGGCTCGGGTCCGATCGTCGCGGGGAGCATCGAGTTCGCGGTCGCCGAGCTGGGCGCGCGGCTGATCGTGGTCCTGGGGCACACCCGGTGCGGCGCGGTCAAGGCGGCCATCCAGCACATCGACAAGCAGGACTCGCTGCCCGGCTCGATCAACGGGCTGGTCGAGCTGATCAAGCCGGCGGTGACCGACGTCCGTGGGACGCCCGGCGACAAGCTCGACAACGTCATCAAGGCGAACGTCCGGCGCTGCGTCGGCCAGCTGAAGACCATGGGGCCGATCCTCCCCGAGCAGTTCAAGTCCGGCGGGCTGAAGGCCGTCGGCGGCGTCTACGACCTGGCCACCGGCAAGGTCGATATCGTCGGCTGA